One part of the Pandoraea faecigallinarum genome encodes these proteins:
- a CDS encoding class II aldolase/adducin family protein: MAAVLPVDTPGFGRSAYVPDTRTTPTGLVLNAAPRQRFWFDTPPVRSDIVAERRHRQTRLAAAFRIFARHGFDLGLAGHITARDPELTDHFWVNPLGVHFSRIKVSDLLLVNANGETVVGDRPLNKAAFAIHAAIHEAHPHLVAAAHTHSTYGKAWSTLGRTLDPLTQDACGFFEDHALFDDFTGMVVDGSEGDRIAQALNKPDGNGTVKGVILKNHGILTAGPSVEAAAWWYIALENAAHTQLLAQAAGTPQPIDEATARHTHTQVGGPEGALYSFESLYEGLVEAEPDLLD; encoded by the coding sequence ATGGCTGCCGTTCTGCCCGTCGACACCCCCGGTTTCGGACGTAGCGCGTACGTGCCGGACACCCGCACCACGCCGACCGGGCTCGTGCTCAATGCCGCCCCGCGGCAACGCTTCTGGTTCGATACGCCGCCCGTGCGCAGCGACATCGTCGCCGAGCGCCGCCATCGCCAGACTCGCCTGGCCGCGGCCTTCCGCATCTTCGCCCGCCACGGCTTCGATCTCGGTCTGGCCGGGCACATCACCGCGCGCGACCCCGAGTTGACCGATCACTTCTGGGTGAACCCGCTCGGCGTGCATTTCTCGCGCATCAAGGTCTCGGATCTGCTGCTCGTCAATGCGAACGGCGAGACGGTCGTGGGCGACCGTCCGCTGAACAAGGCCGCCTTCGCGATCCACGCGGCGATTCACGAAGCGCATCCGCATCTGGTCGCCGCCGCTCACACCCATTCGACCTACGGCAAGGCGTGGTCGACGCTGGGCCGTACGCTCGACCCGCTCACGCAGGATGCATGCGGCTTCTTCGAAGACCACGCGCTGTTCGACGACTTCACCGGCATGGTGGTCGACGGCAGCGAGGGCGATCGCATTGCGCAGGCGCTGAACAAGCCGGACGGCAACGGCACGGTCAAGGGCGTGATCCTGAAGAACCACGGCATTCTCACTGCGGGGCCGAGCGTGGAAGCCGCCGCATGGTGGTACATCGCGTTGGAGAACGCCGCGCACACGCAGCTGCTCGCGCAAGCGGCCGGCACACCGCAGCCCATCGACGAAGCGACGGCGCGCCACACGCACACTCAGGTCGGTGGCCCCGAAGGCGCGCTGTATTCGTTCGAAAGCCTTTACGAGGGTCTCGTCGAAGCCGAACCCGACCTGCTCGACTGA
- a CDS encoding cysteine dioxygenase, producing the protein MTGTTEVLDGIALSRDLPAHEYNALDPLDPLDPLRNFVAAFSRLLERRPHETTLLEEGAGLLARLVARDDWLPDAFAAPHPDHYQQFLLHCDSAQRFSIVSFVWGPGQRTPIHDHTVWGLIGMLRGAENSQPYVLDANGIPVVAGEPVRLSPGDVEVLSPRLGDIHRVSNAYDDRVSVSIHVYGANIGVVHRSVFTETGERKGFVSGYANAQLPNPWRKAAPPDGKP; encoded by the coding sequence ATGACAGGTACTACCGAAGTGTTGGATGGCATCGCCTTGTCGCGCGATTTGCCAGCACATGAATACAACGCGCTCGACCCGCTCGACCCGCTCGACCCGTTGCGCAACTTCGTCGCGGCCTTCTCGCGCCTGTTGGAACGTCGTCCGCACGAGACGACGTTGCTCGAAGAGGGCGCGGGGCTGCTCGCCCGGCTCGTTGCCCGCGATGACTGGCTGCCGGATGCCTTCGCCGCGCCGCATCCCGATCATTACCAGCAATTCCTGCTGCACTGCGACTCGGCACAGCGCTTCTCCATCGTGAGCTTCGTCTGGGGCCCCGGACAGCGCACACCGATTCACGACCACACGGTGTGGGGGCTGATCGGCATGTTGCGCGGCGCAGAGAATTCCCAGCCGTATGTGCTCGATGCGAACGGCATTCCCGTCGTGGCCGGCGAGCCGGTCCGGCTCTCGCCGGGCGACGTGGAGGTGCTGTCGCCGCGTCTGGGCGACATTCACCGCGTCAGCAACGCGTACGACGACCGGGTGTCGGTCAGCATCCACGTGTATGGCGCGAACATCGGCGTGGTGCATCGCAGCGTCTTCACCGAGACGGGCGAGCGCAAGGGCTTCGTGTCCGGCTATGCCAACGCGCAGTTGCCGAATCCTTGGCGCAAGGCTGCGCCCCCTGACGGCAAGCCATAA
- a CDS encoding LLM class flavin-dependent oxidoreductase, producing MSVEIIGMIQSSKQSEIHPKQGPAVDRDYVRNFARAHEQSGFDRILVPHHSTSPSATLTIAYASTVTENIHFMLAHRPGFVAPTLAARQIATLDQFSGGRLGVHFISGGSDEEQQRDGDFLLHDERYARTDEYLGILRRIWTEDTPFDHDGKYYRFKQGFSEVKPVQQPHVPIFFGGASEAALEVAAKHADIYALWGESLDQVRDITTRVRAAAAVYGRVPRFSVSFRPVLAETEAKAWERAEKILAQAKAIREAAGLPQGSALQSEGARRLLAAADKGARLDKVLWTEIAKLIGGRSNSTALVGTPEQVADALLDYYDLGVTTFLIRGFDPLGDVIDYGRELIPRLRTLVAERDRQNDATRRAA from the coding sequence ATGAGCGTCGAGATCATCGGCATGATTCAAAGCAGTAAGCAGTCCGAAATTCATCCGAAGCAAGGCCCCGCTGTCGACCGCGATTACGTGCGCAACTTTGCGCGCGCCCACGAGCAATCGGGCTTCGACCGGATTCTCGTGCCGCACCACTCGACCAGCCCATCGGCCACACTCACGATTGCGTACGCGTCGACCGTGACCGAGAACATCCATTTCATGCTCGCGCACCGCCCCGGCTTCGTCGCGCCGACGCTCGCCGCACGCCAGATCGCCACGCTCGACCAGTTCAGCGGCGGACGCCTCGGCGTGCACTTCATCTCCGGCGGCTCCGACGAAGAACAACAGCGCGACGGCGACTTCCTGCTGCATGACGAACGCTATGCGCGCACCGACGAGTATCTGGGCATCCTGCGCCGCATCTGGACGGAAGACACGCCGTTCGATCACGACGGCAAGTACTACCGCTTCAAGCAGGGCTTCTCGGAAGTCAAGCCGGTGCAGCAGCCGCACGTGCCGATCTTCTTCGGCGGGGCGTCGGAAGCGGCGCTCGAAGTTGCGGCCAAACATGCCGACATCTATGCGCTGTGGGGCGAATCGCTCGATCAGGTGCGGGACATCACCACGCGCGTACGCGCCGCCGCCGCGGTGTACGGCCGCGTGCCGCGCTTCTCGGTGTCGTTCCGGCCGGTGCTGGCCGAGACCGAGGCCAAGGCGTGGGAGCGCGCCGAGAAGATTCTTGCGCAGGCCAAAGCCATTCGCGAAGCCGCCGGTCTGCCGCAGGGCTCGGCGCTGCAAAGCGAAGGCGCGCGACGCCTGCTCGCCGCCGCCGACAAGGGCGCGCGCCTGGACAAGGTGCTGTGGACCGAGATCGCCAAGCTCATCGGCGGGCGTTCGAACTCGACCGCGCTCGTGGGCACGCCGGAGCAAGTCGCCGACGCCCTGCTCGACTACTACGACCTCGGCGTGACGACATTCCTCATTCGCGGCTTCGACCCACTGGGCGATGTCATCGACTATGGCCGCGAACTCATCCCCCGCCTGCGCACGCTCGTGGCCGAACGCGACCGGCAGAACGACGCCACGCGTCGCGCGGCCTGA
- a CDS encoding acyl-CoA dehydrogenase family protein produces MSSSGLAPSGAVLPLPRADGPARLAQLDALLPPITRALAEGAASLDRDARFPFDNFSLLHRHGLIAEVVPRAAGGGGGGLATARRIVGAIAAGESATALVLTMTYLQHRSLARAGTRWPEAQRRMVFESAVRDGALINALRVEPDLGTPARGGLPSTMARRTETGWRLSGRKLYCTGIPALRWLSVWARTDEAEPRVGVFLVPRPAGPEASPDRPGIRVVPNWDHLGLRASGSHEVVLEDIDLPFGNAVDIRLPGEWASAGIGQRDNDAHVEQQAWMSVLLGTLYDAVARAGVDWLVTFLNTRVPGNLGAPLATLPRVQEAVGEIAALLHVNRRLLDAAAQAADTGEPDDDIASGALKFTVTGNAIRVLELALQLSGNHGLSRNNPLERYHRDVLCSRIHTPQNDTILGAAGRQALAAFRESA; encoded by the coding sequence ATGTCTTCTTCCGGTCTCGCACCTTCCGGGGCGGTGCTGCCCCTGCCGCGTGCCGACGGCCCGGCACGTCTGGCGCAACTGGACGCACTGCTGCCGCCCATCACACGCGCATTGGCCGAAGGCGCCGCGTCGCTCGACCGAGATGCGCGCTTTCCGTTCGATAACTTCTCGCTCCTGCATCGTCACGGCCTGATCGCCGAGGTCGTGCCGCGCGCTGCGGGCGGCGGTGGCGGCGGGTTGGCAACGGCGCGCCGCATCGTCGGCGCCATCGCCGCGGGCGAGTCGGCCACGGCGCTCGTGCTGACCATGACGTATCTCCAGCACCGCTCGCTCGCGCGTGCCGGTACACGCTGGCCCGAGGCGCAACGCCGCATGGTGTTCGAGAGCGCGGTGCGCGACGGCGCGCTCATCAATGCGCTGCGTGTCGAACCGGATCTCGGCACGCCTGCGCGTGGCGGTTTGCCATCGACGATGGCGCGCCGCACGGAAACCGGCTGGCGTTTGTCCGGCCGCAAACTCTATTGCACGGGCATTCCGGCGTTGCGCTGGCTGTCGGTCTGGGCACGCACCGACGAAGCGGAGCCGCGCGTCGGGGTGTTTCTCGTGCCGCGTCCGGCCGGACCCGAAGCGTCGCCAGATCGACCGGGGATTCGCGTCGTCCCGAATTGGGATCACCTCGGCCTGCGCGCCTCCGGCAGTCACGAGGTGGTGCTCGAAGACATCGATTTGCCGTTCGGCAATGCGGTGGATATCCGGCTGCCGGGCGAATGGGCGAGCGCCGGTATCGGCCAACGCGACAACGACGCTCACGTCGAGCAACAGGCGTGGATGAGCGTGTTGCTCGGCACGCTGTACGACGCCGTGGCGCGCGCCGGTGTCGATTGGCTCGTCACCTTTCTCAACACGCGTGTGCCCGGCAATCTCGGCGCACCGCTCGCGACCTTGCCTCGCGTTCAGGAGGCCGTTGGCGAGATCGCCGCGCTGCTGCATGTCAATCGGCGCCTGCTCGACGCGGCAGCACAGGCGGCCGATACGGGAGAACCCGATGACGACATCGCCAGCGGTGCGCTAAAGTTCACGGTGACGGGCAACGCGATCCGTGTGCTGGAACTGGCCTTGCAGCTCTCGGGCAACCACGGGCTGTCGCGCAACAACCCGCTCGAGCGCTATCATCGCGACGTGCTGTGCAGCCGTATCCACACGCCGCAAAACGACACCATTCTGGGCGCTGCCGGCCGGCAGGCGCTCGCTGCTTTCCGGGAATCTGCATGA